The Thermodesulfobacteriota bacterium genome has a window encoding:
- a CDS encoding TonB-dependent receptor: protein MKTRHLILGSAALLLAAAGQGLAATTDAERLKEVEKYFSSPYTEEMYFRTDRLLLTATGSLLPVSKAPSVASVITKEDIEEMGATTLDEVLETVPGLYVGVGQGSMLSSVWSIRGIRTDLNPQVLLLINGVPFTSVASGGRPHTFRMPVAMVSRVEVVRGPGSAVHGADAFAGTVNVITKDGQEVDGLATGLRAGSFETYDAWVQYGWHQDDWDVVLSVEGQRSAGDDDRVVARDAYSNFLGPPWLAPPGGSQAPGPLDTRYRFVESHLGVRKGKNTVRLYHSLLDDNGGGPGIFQVLNDSTDIDGNYLLADFVHENKELARDWDFSLHLSSLYLHQDNFFQYFPSGTVNQLGNPIVETWDGALEGVALFTGHAAHRLRLAAGLKHWDMETDQYKNFGAGIPPPAWYGPLQRFDDSPFSFMDDQARWLWHASAQDEWHLARHWDLTAGLRFDDYSDFGSTTNPRAALVWEALPVLTSKILYGRAFRAPSFTEQYFRKNPVQIGNPAIQPEEIETYELVLDYQPIARLRQILSLFSYTTDGLIEYSGPTPAGEAPSAKSAENSRAQKGYGFELEMLWEPTDDFRFRYSFAYQRSKDEDTGEMVPNTPAGQLLLNPHWRFLPDWSLDGQLYWVVGRRRAKEDTRPPIDDYELVNLTLRRKAIAEHVDLAFAVRNLFDEDVREPSPPSTIPDDYPMPSRSFWVELRFSP, encoded by the coding sequence ATGAAGACAAGGCACCTGATCCTGGGGAGTGCCGCCCTGCTGCTGGCTGCAGCCGGTCAGGGTCTGGCTGCCACGACCGATGCCGAGCGTCTCAAGGAGGTGGAGAAGTACTTTTCGTCTCCCTACACCGAGGAGATGTACTTCCGCACCGACCGGCTGCTGCTCACCGCCACCGGCAGCCTGCTGCCGGTGAGCAAGGCGCCGTCGGTGGCCTCGGTGATCACCAAGGAGGACATCGAGGAGATGGGCGCCACCACCCTGGACGAGGTGCTGGAGACGGTGCCGGGGCTCTACGTGGGGGTGGGACAGGGCAGCATGCTCTCCTCGGTCTGGTCCATCCGCGGCATCCGCACCGATCTCAACCCCCAGGTGCTCCTGCTGATCAATGGGGTGCCCTTCACGAGCGTGGCCAGCGGCGGGCGGCCCCACACCTTCCGCATGCCGGTGGCCATGGTCTCCCGGGTGGAGGTGGTGCGGGGTCCCGGCTCGGCAGTTCATGGCGCCGACGCCTTTGCCGGCACGGTCAACGTCATCACCAAGGACGGCCAGGAGGTGGATGGCCTGGCGACCGGCCTGCGGGCCGGCTCCTTTGAAACCTACGACGCCTGGGTCCAGTACGGCTGGCACCAGGATGACTGGGATGTGGTCCTGAGCGTGGAGGGCCAGCGCTCGGCTGGGGACGACGACCGGGTGGTCGCCAGGGATGCCTACAGCAACTTCCTGGGTCCCCCCTGGCTTGCCCCTCCGGGCGGCAGCCAGGCGCCGGGTCCCCTGGACACCCGGTATCGATTCGTGGAGTCCCATCTGGGGGTGCGCAAGGGCAAGAACACCGTGCGGCTCTACCATTCCCTGTTGGATGACAACGGTGGCGGGCCTGGCATCTTCCAGGTCCTGAACGACAGCACTGACATCGACGGCAACTATCTGCTCGCCGACTTCGTGCACGAGAACAAGGAGTTGGCACGGGACTGGGATTTCAGCCTGCATCTGAGCTCCCTCTATCTCCATCAGGACAACTTTTTCCAGTACTTTCCTTCCGGCACCGTCAACCAGCTGGGCAATCCCATCGTCGAGACCTGGGACGGCGCCCTCGAAGGGGTGGCCCTGTTCACCGGCCACGCCGCCCACCGGCTTCGGCTGGCTGCTGGCCTCAAGCACTGGGACATGGAGACCGACCAGTACAAGAATTTCGGCGCCGGGATCCCGCCCCCGGCCTGGTACGGTCCGCTGCAGCGGTTCGACGACTCGCCCTTCAGCTTCATGGACGACCAGGCCCGCTGGCTGTGGCATGCCTCGGCCCAGGATGAGTGGCACCTGGCCCGGCACTGGGACCTGACCGCCGGCCTCCGCTTCGACGACTACAGCGATTTCGGCTCCACCACCAACCCCCGGGCGGCCTTGGTCTGGGAAGCCCTGCCGGTGCTGACCTCGAAGATCCTGTACGGCCGGGCCTTCCGTGCCCCGTCCTTCACCGAGCAGTACTTCCGGAAGAACCCGGTGCAAATCGGCAACCCGGCCATCCAGCCGGAGGAGATCGAGACCTACGAGCTGGTCTTGGACTACCAGCCGATCGCCCGTCTCCGCCAGATCCTCTCCCTGTTCTCCTACACGACCGACGGGCTCATCGAGTATTCCGGCCCGACCCCCGCGGGCGAGGCACCCTCTGCCAAGTCGGCCGAGAACAGCCGCGCCCAGAAGGGCTACGGCTTCGAGCTGGAGATGCTCTGGGAGCCCACGGACGACTTTCGGTTCCGGTACAGCTTCGCTTACCAGCGCTCCAAAGACGAGGACACCGGCGAGATGGTTCCGAACACCCCGGCCGGCCAGCTTCTGCTGAACCCCCACTGGCGCTTCCTGCCGGACTGGTCCCTGGACGGCCAGCTGTACTGGGTTGTCGGCCGCCGCCGGGCCAAAGAGGACACCCGGCCGCCCA